In Pan paniscus chromosome 1, NHGRI_mPanPan1-v2.0_pri, whole genome shotgun sequence, the DNA window GCAGCGGAGCACTTCTCCATGATCCGTGCCTCCCGCAACAAGTCAGGCGCCGCCTTTGGTGTGGCTCCTGCTCTGCCCGGCCAGGTGACCATCCGTGTGCGGGTGCCCTACCGCGTGGTGGGGCTGGTGGTGGGCCCCAAAGGGGCAACCATCAAGCGCATCCAGCAGCAAACCAACACATACATTATCACACCAAGCCGTGACCGCGACCCCGTGTTCGAGATCACGGGTGCCCCAGGCAACGTGGAGCGTGCGCGCGAGGAGATCGAGACGCACATCGCGGTGCGCACTGGCAAGATCCTCGAGTACAACAATGAAAACGACTTCCTGGCGGGGAGCCCCGACGCAGCAATCGATAGCCGCTACTCCGACGCCTGGCGGGTGCACCAGCCCGGCTGCAAGCCCCTCTCCACCTTCCGGCAGAACAGCCTGGGCTGCATCGGCGAGTGCGGAGTGGACTCTGGCTTTGAGGCCCCACGCCTGGGTGAGCAGGGCGGGGACTTTGGCTACGGCGGGTACCTCTTTCCGGGCTATGGCGTGGGCAAGCAGGATGTGTACTACGGCGTGGCCGAGACTAGCCCCCCGCTGTGGGCGGGCCAGGAGAACGCCACGCCCACCTCCGTGCTcttctcctctgcctcctcctcctcctcctcttccgcCAAGGCCCGCGCTGGGCCCCCGGGCGCACACCGCTCCCCTGCCACTTCCGCGGGACCCGAGCTGGCCGGACTCCCGAGGCGCCCCCCGGGAGAGCCGCTCCAGGGCTTCTCTAAACTTGGTGGGGGCGGCCTGCGGAGCCCCGGCGGCGGGCGGGATT includes these proteins:
- the MEX3A gene encoding RNA-binding protein MEX3A, which codes for MPSLVVSGIMERNGGFGELGCFGGSAKDRGLLEDERALQLALDQLCLLGLGEPPAPTAGEDGGGGGGGAPAQPAAPPQPAPPPPPAAPPAAPTAAPAAQTPQPPTAPKGASDAKLCALYKEAELRLKGSSNTTECVPVPTSEHVAEIVGRQGCKIKALRAKTNTYIKTPVRGEEPVFMVTGRREDVATARREIISAAEHFSMIRASRNKSGAAFGVAPALPGQVTIRVRVPYRVVGLVVGPKGATIKRIQQQTNTYIITPSRDRDPVFEITGAPGNVERAREEIETHIAVRTGKILEYNNENDFLAGSPDAAIDSRYSDAWRVHQPGCKPLSTFRQNSLGCIGECGVDSGFEAPRLGEQGGDFGYGGYLFPGYGVGKQDVYYGVAETSPPLWAGQENATPTSVLFSSASSSSSSSAKARAGPPGAHRSPATSAGPELAGLPRRPPGEPLQGFSKLGGGGLRSPGGGRDCMVCFESEVTAALVPCGHNLFCMECAVRICERTDPECPVCHITATQAIRIFS